A segment of the Acidimicrobiia bacterium genome:
CGAAGTTTGAGCGGACGAAGCCGCATTTGAATATTGGGACGATTGGTCATATTGATCATGGGAAGACGACGTTGACGGCGGCGATCACGAAGGTGTTGTCGGAGCGGAACCCGAATACGTCGTTCACG
Coding sequences within it:
- a CDS encoding GTP-binding protein, which encodes MGKAKFERTKPHLNIGTIGHIDHGKTTLTAAITKVLSERNPNTSFT